The Clostridium cagae genome has a segment encoding these proteins:
- a CDS encoding ABC-F family ATP-binding cassette domain-containing protein, producing MITVSNVSLRFGGRKLFEDVNLKFTAGNCYGVIGANGAGKSTFLKILSGEVEPNTGDVIIAPNTRMSVLTQDHYKYDDCQVLETVIMGNERLYQIMKEKDELYAKPDFSDEDGIKASELEGEFAELNGWEAESEASSLLQGLGIGTDYHFKNVSELTGGEKVKVLLAQALFGNPGILILDEPTNGLDLKAVNWLEDFLGNFDGTVIVVSHDRHFLNSVCTQMADVDFGKIKIYVGNYDFWYESSQLALQMSKDQNKKKEEKIKELQDFVARFSANASKSKQATSRKKLLDKITLDDIQPSSRKYPFVGFTPEREVGNDILTVKDLSKTVDGVKLLDNINFMVNKGDKIALIGNEIAVTALFKILAGEMEPDSGEYKWGITITNSYFPTDNSQYFDGCNLSLVDWLRQYSEEKSESYIRGFLGRMLFSGEEALKEANVLSGGEKVRCMLSRMMLSNGNVLMLDQPTNHLDLESITAVNNGLKNYNSNILFASHDHQFVQTIANRIIDIKDDGSIVDRTMTFDEYLEFAATSK from the coding sequence TTGATAACTGTATCAAATGTTAGTCTTAGATTTGGTGGACGTAAACTTTTTGAAGACGTAAACCTTAAATTTACAGCAGGAAATTGTTATGGAGTTATTGGCGCAAATGGTGCTGGAAAAAGTACTTTTCTTAAAATACTTTCAGGTGAAGTTGAACCTAATACTGGTGACGTTATAATTGCTCCAAATACAAGAATGTCAGTATTAACACAAGATCATTACAAATATGATGATTGTCAAGTTTTAGAAACTGTTATAATGGGTAATGAACGATTATACCAAATAATGAAGGAAAAAGATGAGTTATATGCAAAGCCTGATTTTTCTGATGAAGATGGAATTAAAGCATCTGAATTAGAAGGAGAATTTGCTGAACTTAATGGTTGGGAAGCAGAATCTGAAGCTTCTTCACTTTTACAAGGTTTAGGAATTGGCACTGATTATCACTTTAAAAACGTGTCAGAATTAACTGGAGGAGAAAAGGTTAAAGTTCTTTTAGCTCAAGCTCTATTCGGTAATCCTGGAATACTAATACTAGATGAACCTACTAATGGTCTTGATTTAAAGGCTGTTAATTGGTTAGAAGATTTCTTAGGTAATTTTGATGGAACTGTTATAGTTGTATCACATGATAGACATTTCTTAAACTCAGTTTGTACTCAAATGGCTGATGTTGATTTTGGAAAGATTAAGATTTATGTTGGTAACTATGATTTCTGGTATGAATCAAGCCAATTAGCCCTTCAAATGTCTAAGGATCAAAATAAGAAAAAAGAAGAAAAAATTAAAGAATTACAAGACTTCGTTGCAAGATTTAGTGCTAATGCATCTAAATCTAAGCAAGCTACTTCTCGTAAGAAATTATTAGATAAAATCACTTTAGATGATATCCAACCTTCAAGCAGAAAATATCCTTTCGTAGGATTTACACCTGAAAGAGAAGTTGGTAATGACATATTAACAGTTAAAGATTTATCTAAAACTGTAGATGGAGTTAAGCTTTTAGATAACATTAATTTCATGGTGAATAAAGGTGATAAAATTGCTCTTATCGGTAATGAAATTGCTGTAACTGCATTATTCAAAATACTAGCTGGAGAAATGGAACCAGATAGTGGAGAATACAAATGGGGAATAACTATAACTAATTCTTACTTCCCAACTGATAATTCTCAATATTTTGATGGATGTAATCTGTCTTTAGTTGATTGGCTTAGACAATATTCTGAGGAAAAATCTGAAAGCTACATAAGAGGTTTCTTAGGAAGAATGTTATTCTCTGGGGAAGAAGCTCTAAAGGAAGCTAATGTATTATCTGGAGGAGAAAAGGTTAGATGTATGTTATCTAGAATGATGCTTTCTAACGGAAATGTATTAATGTTAGATCAACCTACTAATCACCTTGATCTTGAATCAATTACTGCTGTAAATAATGGTTTAAAAAATTATAACAGTAATATACTATTTGCTTCTCATGACCATCAATTTGTTCAAACTATAGCAAATAGAATTATAGATATTAAAGATGATGGTTCTATTGTTGATAGAACTATGACATTTGATGAATATTTAGAATTCGCTGCAACTAGTAAATAA
- a CDS encoding HAD-IIB family hydrolase, with amino-acid sequence MKLLASDLDGTLVVGNELKNYKDLTSINKLKEHGHKLIVSTGRSYDLVIPLMEKYDIEYDYLLLCNGSLIMNRAHEMVFDEWVSNEISNKIINDYYNDETLVYVDNYKNSIFIDNPNFDKSQIGDMMDLFTKKINIQEAVSSKDDYKIISLSPVDKDQIKAEKIKDEIIKKYGEHVEAYRNQFFVDVVPKGCSKGNALKTILEVEDISKDNLYVVGDSFNDVSMFNTTHNSYTFNDSEEKVKEYANHEVDYVYEVIEELLYK; translated from the coding sequence ATGAAGCTTTTAGCAAGTGATTTAGATGGAACTTTAGTAGTGGGAAATGAATTAAAAAATTATAAGGATTTAACGTCAATTAATAAGCTTAAAGAACACGGGCATAAATTAATTGTGTCAACAGGCAGAAGTTATGACCTGGTGATACCTTTAATGGAGAAGTATGATATAGAATATGATTATTTATTACTTTGTAATGGAAGTTTAATTATGAATAGAGCACATGAAATGGTATTTGATGAATGGGTATCTAATGAAATTTCAAATAAGATAATAAATGATTATTATAATGATGAAACTTTAGTTTATGTAGATAATTATAAGAATTCTATTTTTATAGATAATCCTAATTTTGATAAATCTCAAATTGGGGACATGATGGATTTATTTACAAAAAAAATAAATATTCAAGAGGCTGTATCATCAAAAGATGATTATAAAATAATAAGTCTATCACCTGTAGATAAAGATCAGATTAAAGCTGAAAAAATAAAAGATGAAATAATTAAAAAATATGGTGAGCATGTAGAAGCATATAGAAATCAATTTTTTGTTGATGTAGTACCAAAAGGATGCTCAAAAGGAAATGCACTTAAGACAATATTAGAAGTAGAGGATATTTCAAAAGATAATCTTTATGTTGTTGGAGATTCATTTAATGATGTTTCAATGTTTAATACAACTCATAATAGTTATACATTCAATGATTCAGAAGAGAAAGTTAAAGAATATGCTAATCATGAAGTTGATTATGTATATGAAGTTATAGAAGAGTTATTATATAAGTAA
- a CDS encoding ferredoxin hydrogenase, protein MAYILINEKEVSVKEEGRTILEVALENNIEIPTLCYLNDCSNTGKCGVCAIEIEGQEELALSCETLVQDKMVIRTDSEKVQEAIKLRVAEMLDKHEFKCGPCKRREDCEFLKLVIKTKARANKPFIVKDKSQYVDDRSKSIVIDRSKCVLCGRCEAACSEKTATNSIKIIDDNGDKKVATIEGKCFDDTNCLLCGQCIAVCPVDALSEKSHTERVQNALEDPSKHVIVAMAPSVRAAMGEAFKMGYGVDVTGKIYTALRMLGFNKIFDINFGADMTIMEEATELISRVNKGGPFPMFTSCCPSWVREVENYFPEFIDNLSSAKSPQQIFGAASKTYYPEIEGLDPKDVFTVTIMPCTSKKFEADREEMENNGLRNIDAVITTRELAKMIKTAKINFATLEDSEADPSMGEYTGAGAIFGATGGVMEAALRSAKDFIENKSLEEIEYEQVRGLDGIKEATVTLGGQEYNIAVINGAANVFDFVKSGRMEEKQYHFIEVMSCPGGCVNGGGQPHVNSKDRSKIDIRTVRASVLYNQDKGLVKRKSHENASLLKMYETYMGKPGKGLAHELLHIKYKKR, encoded by the coding sequence GTGGCATATATATTAATAAATGAAAAAGAAGTTTCTGTAAAAGAAGAGGGTAGAACTATTTTAGAAGTTGCATTAGAGAATAATATAGAGATACCAACCTTATGCTATTTAAATGATTGTAGCAATACAGGAAAATGTGGAGTGTGTGCTATTGAGATAGAAGGACAAGAAGAATTAGCATTGTCTTGTGAAACATTAGTTCAAGATAAAATGGTTATAAGAACTGATTCAGAAAAGGTGCAAGAAGCTATTAAACTAAGAGTAGCTGAAATGTTAGACAAGCATGAATTTAAATGTGGTCCTTGTAAAAGAAGAGAAGACTGTGAATTTTTAAAATTAGTAATAAAAACTAAGGCTAGAGCAAACAAGCCGTTCATAGTTAAAGATAAATCACAATATGTAGATGACAGAAGTAAATCAATTGTTATAGATAGAAGTAAATGTGTACTTTGTGGAAGATGTGAAGCTGCTTGTAGTGAAAAAACAGCTACAAATTCTATAAAAATTATTGATGACAATGGTGATAAGAAAGTAGCAACTATTGAAGGTAAATGCTTTGATGACACAAATTGCTTATTATGTGGTCAATGTATAGCAGTATGTCCAGTAGATGCATTATCAGAAAAATCTCATACTGAAAGAGTTCAAAATGCTTTAGAAGATCCAAGCAAACATGTAATAGTTGCAATGGCTCCGTCAGTTAGAGCTGCCATGGGTGAAGCATTTAAAATGGGATATGGTGTTGATGTGACAGGAAAAATATATACAGCTTTAAGAATGTTAGGATTCAATAAGATATTTGATATTAACTTTGGTGCTGATATGACAATAATGGAAGAAGCAACAGAACTTATTAGTAGGGTAAATAAAGGTGGCCCATTCCCTATGTTTACATCTTGTTGTCCATCATGGGTAAGAGAAGTTGAAAATTACTTCCCAGAGTTTATAGATAATTTATCTAGTGCAAAGTCACCTCAACAAATTTTTGGTGCTGCAAGTAAAACTTATTATCCTGAAATAGAAGGATTAGATCCTAAAGATGTATTTACAGTTACAATAATGCCTTGTACATCAAAGAAATTTGAAGCTGATAGAGAAGAAATGGAAAATAACGGCTTAAGAAATATAGATGCTGTAATTACAACTAGAGAATTAGCTAAAATGATTAAAACTGCAAAAATAAATTTTGCTACTTTAGAAGACAGCGAAGCTGATCCTTCAATGGGAGAATATACTGGTGCTGGAGCTATATTTGGAGCTACTGGTGGTGTTATGGAAGCAGCTTTAAGAAGTGCAAAAGACTTTATAGAAAATAAATCACTAGAAGAAATAGAGTATGAACAAGTAAGAGGACTAGATGGAATAAAAGAAGCTACAGTTACATTAGGTGGACAAGAATATAATATAGCTGTTATTAATGGTGCAGCAAATGTATTTGATTTTGTTAAGAGCGGAAGAATGGAAGAAAAACAATATCACTTTATTGAAGTAATGTCCTGTCCTGGTGGATGTGTAAATGGTGGTGGACAACCTCATGTAAATTCAAAAGATAGAAGTAAAATTGATATTAGAACTGTGAGAGCATCCGTTTTATATAATCAAGACAAGGGACTAGTAAAGAGAAAATCTCATGAAAATGCATCACTATTAAAGATGTATGAAACTTATATGGGCAAACCAGGAAAAGGACTAGCTCATGAATTATTACATATAAAATATAAAAAAAGATAA
- a CDS encoding TetR/AcrR family transcriptional regulator, producing the protein MNKTKKLIFNSSIEVFSKSGYRGATMDEIATTAGLAKGTLYYNFNSKEEIFNFIVDNGLKLLNDEIAAVNELNDDAIEKLKQICKIQLTFLYEHNSFFRVVMSQLWGDEERQFILREKVKGHIKEIEKYIQMGIEDGCIRKGDSEVMAYEFFGTLCSSAIYELINIENVSLEDTINKTLEFIFNGLINKEG; encoded by the coding sequence GTGAATAAAACAAAAAAATTGATTTTTAATTCTTCAATAGAAGTTTTTTCAAAATCAGGGTATAGGGGAGCAACAATGGATGAAATAGCAACTACCGCAGGGCTTGCTAAAGGAACGCTATATTATAATTTTAATAGCAAAGAAGAAATATTCAACTTTATAGTTGATAATGGACTTAAGTTGCTTAATGATGAAATTGCAGCAGTAAATGAATTAAATGATGATGCAATTGAAAAATTAAAACAAATCTGCAAAATACAATTAACATTTCTTTATGAACATAATAGCTTTTTTAGAGTTGTAATGAGTCAATTATGGGGAGATGAAGAAAGACAATTTATTTTAAGAGAAAAGGTAAAAGGTCATATAAAAGAAATAGAAAAGTATATTCAAATGGGGATTGAAGACGGATGCATTAGAAAAGGTGATAGCGAAGTTATGGCCTATGAATTTTTTGGAACACTATGTTCATCAGCCATATATGAGTTGATAAACATAGAAAATGTTAGTTTAGAAGATACTATTAATAAGACATTAGAATTTATTTTTAATGGATTAATTAATAAAGAGGGATAG
- a CDS encoding phosphatidylserine decarboxylase produces the protein MIKVYNRITNEYEEENVAGKKFIKWTYETPVGKSITELIAKRKIFSKFYGKFCDTKCSAKKIPDFVRDFNIDMNIAEKNISEFNSFNDFFVRNLTSTSRPIDYNEDIFISPGDGRITVYDNIDLDNIVQVKGLTYSLRELIKNDEISERYKDGICIILRLCPTDYHRFHFVDSGIPCETHKIKGHYYSVNPIALNSIPKLFCENKREWCIFKSENFGDVLTVEVGATCVGSIIQTYEPNKKAKKGDEKGYFKFGGSTTILFLEKDKVKIDDDILEQSKQGYECKVLFGETIGTKVL, from the coding sequence ATGATTAAAGTATATAACAGAATTACTAATGAATATGAAGAAGAAAACGTGGCAGGTAAAAAGTTCATTAAGTGGACCTATGAAACACCCGTTGGAAAAAGCATAACAGAATTAATTGCTAAGAGAAAGATTTTTTCAAAATTTTATGGTAAATTTTGTGATACAAAATGCAGTGCAAAAAAAATACCTGACTTTGTTAGAGACTTTAATATTGATATGAATATTGCAGAAAAAAATATTTCTGAATTTAATTCATTTAATGACTTCTTTGTTAGAAATTTGACTTCTACTTCAAGGCCTATAGATTACAATGAAGATATTTTTATTTCTCCAGGAGATGGGAGAATTACTGTTTACGATAATATAGACTTAGATAATATTGTTCAAGTAAAAGGTTTAACTTATAGTTTAAGAGAATTAATAAAAAATGATGAAATATCAGAAAGATATAAAGATGGTATTTGTATAATATTAAGGCTATGTCCTACGGACTATCATAGGTTTCACTTTGTAGACTCTGGTATACCTTGTGAAACACATAAAATTAAAGGCCATTACTATTCTGTAAATCCTATAGCTCTTAATTCAATCCCAAAATTATTTTGTGAAAATAAAAGAGAATGGTGCATATTTAAATCAGAAAACTTTGGGGATGTTCTAACTGTAGAAGTAGGTGCTACTTGTGTTGGATCAATAATTCAAACATATGAGCCTAACAAAAAAGCAAAAAAAGGCGATGAAAAAGGATACTTTAAGTTTGGTGGATCTACAACTATATTATTTTTAGAAAAAGATAAAGTAAAAATAGATGATGATATTTTAGAACAATCAAAGCAAGGATATGAATGTAAGGTCTTATTTGGAGAAACTATTGGAACTAAGGTTTTATAA
- a CDS encoding Card1-like endonuclease domain-containing protein, with amino-acid sequence MKEDILINLLDEHNEGNLLATDKFRPYKVIYLKNKENSEVYEKLRKYHKEIFPSIHIESYVISEGGINEINNLLNKLDIEKTIINVTGGKRINSLILLNQALIKKFNTVYVDILNKRIYELGNDIKNKSEEFKDIYLDDILKITGADILLDSSKISRYSDVINITKKIYENLELWYKYKQRLYDNHLFIHDYSQGNKVIVNESDLYGDDERRILNSCLSYLEKIDAIKYKRNKNNIEVYFQKDYLKGFIFKSGTWLEVLTNIVVREIEEIDDVKSGVMFVWNNNQSKVKNEFDVLAVKDDVLICISCKDSAKYDENALNELDVYSKRLGGKNAKKILVATQEPCKKCIKERAEMMGISLIILDKDMEKFKNELKKVINK; translated from the coding sequence ATGAAAGAAGATATTTTAATTAATTTATTAGATGAGCATAATGAAGGAAATTTATTAGCTACTGATAAATTTAGACCTTATAAAGTAATTTACTTGAAGAATAAAGAAAATAGCGAAGTATATGAGAAGTTAAGGAAATATCATAAAGAGATTTTTCCGAGTATTCATATAGAGAGTTATGTAATAAGCGAAGGTGGTATAAATGAAATAAATAATTTATTAAATAAATTAGATATAGAAAAAACTATTATAAATGTAACTGGTGGAAAAAGAATAAATTCATTAATTTTATTAAATCAAGCTTTAATAAAGAAGTTTAATACTGTTTATGTGGATATTTTAAATAAGAGAATATATGAATTAGGAAATGATATTAAGAATAAATCAGAAGAATTTAAAGACATATATCTAGACGACATACTTAAAATAACTGGTGCAGATATCTTATTGGATTCTAGTAAAATAAGCAGATATTCTGATGTAATTAATATAACAAAAAAAATTTATGAAAATTTAGAGCTTTGGTATAAGTATAAGCAGCGTCTTTATGATAATCATTTATTTATTCATGATTATTCTCAAGGTAACAAAGTCATTGTTAATGAATCTGATTTATATGGGGATGATGAAAGAAGAATATTAAACTCTTGTTTAAGTTATTTAGAAAAAATTGATGCAATAAAATATAAAAGAAATAAAAATAACATAGAGGTTTATTTTCAAAAGGATTATTTAAAGGGATTTATATTTAAAAGTGGAACTTGGCTTGAAGTATTAACCAATATAGTTGTTAGAGAGATTGAAGAAATTGATGATGTTAAGAGTGGAGTTATGTTTGTATGGAATAATAATCAAAGTAAAGTTAAAAATGAATTTGATGTGTTAGCAGTAAAGGATGATGTTTTAATATGTATATCATGTAAGGATAGTGCTAAATATGATGAAAATGCATTAAATGAATTAGATGTGTATAGTAAAAGATTAGGCGGAAAAAATGCAAAGAAAATATTAGTTGCAACCCAAGAACCTTGTAAAAAATGTATTAAAGAAAGAGCGGAAATGATGGGAATAAGTTTAATAATATTAGATAAAGATATGGAAAAATTTAAGAATGAATTAAAAAAGGTGATTAATAAATAA
- a CDS encoding sensor histidine kinase: MSVAKKIINDFIDDDMELNKLELSKLTKEELIDKYIDVNNHKNLQENLLLNVSHDLRSPLNVILSILQFYESGYITGSDNMSKYMTSIKRNSYRMLKLIDNLIDTTRLDKNYYKIERRNLDIVKLIENTISSIDKYAKQKNISLIFDTNVEKCIMAIDPEAIDRIIMNLLSNAIKFSYNNGNVYINLWKRNNQLNISVKDEGMGIPLKEQKKIFNRFMQSSNHKKIEQSGSGIGLALVESLTKAHNGKILLNSEEDRGSEFIIKLPIIKLSENNEDNHIINAKTNIEMLEIEFSDIYL, from the coding sequence ATGAGTGTAGCGAAAAAAATTATAAATGATTTTATAGACGATGATATGGAATTAAACAAATTGGAACTTTCTAAGTTAACCAAAGAAGAATTAATAGATAAATACATTGATGTAAATAATCATAAGAATTTACAAGAAAATCTCCTTTTAAATGTTTCTCATGACTTAAGATCGCCATTAAATGTAATTTTAAGTATACTTCAATTTTACGAATCAGGTTACATAACTGGCAGTGATAATATGAGTAAATATATGACTAGTATAAAGAGAAATAGTTATAGGATGTTAAAACTTATAGATAATCTTATAGATACAACAAGATTAGATAAAAATTATTATAAAATTGAAAGAAGAAATTTAGACATTGTTAAATTAATAGAAAATACTATTTCATCAATAGATAAATATGCAAAACAAAAGAATATATCATTAATTTTTGATACAAATGTTGAAAAATGTATTATGGCAATAGATCCAGAGGCAATAGATAGAATAATTATGAATCTTTTATCTAATGCTATAAAGTTTTCTTATAATAATGGAAATGTATACATTAATCTATGGAAAAGAAATAATCAATTAAATATCTCAGTAAAAGATGAGGGCATGGGAATTCCACTAAAAGAACAAAAGAAAATCTTTAATAGATTTATGCAATCATCTAATCATAAAAAAATAGAGCAGTCAGGAAGTGGAATTGGATTAGCATTAGTAGAAAGCTTAACTAAAGCACATAATGGTAAAATATTATTAAATAGTGAGGAAGATAGGGGAAGTGAATTTATAATAAAACTTCCAATAATAAAATTAAGTGAGAATAATGAAGATAATCATATAATTAATGCAAAAACTAATATTGAAATGTTAGAAATAGAATTCTCAGATATTTACTTATAA
- a CDS encoding dicarboxylate/amino acid:cation symporter: MKNLSLIKRIFTFLILGIILGLTCRSLNIIFPIRILATFSALFGSFLSFVIPLIIIAFIVPGIASLGKNSGKVLIGTTILAYISTIISGIAAYFIGISFLPKLIKAATLVATETIKAEPYFTIDIPPMLNIMSALIFAFIFGIGLSKITNSSLLRGFQEFSSIVSMIISKVLIPLVPLYIAAIFSKLSLSGEIFTTIKSFATIYLILFILQFAYLLCQYSIAGGLKKENPFKLLKNMIPAYLTAVGTQSSAATIPVTLSCTKENNVSEEVADLVVPLCATIHLAGDTITLVLTSIGVMLMRGETPTLITMMPFILMLGVTMVAAPGVPGGGVMAALGLLESMLGFGNIEKPIMIALHAAQDSFGTATNITGDGALSLIIDYFVNKNKSK; encoded by the coding sequence TTGAAGAATTTATCATTAATTAAAAGAATATTTACATTTTTAATTTTAGGAATAATACTTGGTTTAACATGTAGAAGTTTAAATATAATCTTCCCAATAAGAATATTAGCTACTTTCAGTGCTTTATTTGGAAGCTTTTTATCTTTTGTTATTCCATTAATAATAATAGCGTTTATAGTACCTGGGATAGCTTCACTTGGAAAAAACTCAGGAAAAGTACTTATAGGAACTACAATATTAGCTTACATATCAACTATTATTTCTGGTATTGCTGCTTATTTTATAGGAATATCGTTTCTTCCAAAACTAATAAAAGCTGCTACATTAGTAGCAACTGAAACAATTAAGGCAGAGCCATATTTCACAATTGATATACCACCTATGCTTAATATAATGTCTGCTTTAATATTTGCATTTATTTTTGGTATAGGACTTTCAAAAATAACTAATAGTTCATTATTAAGGGGATTTCAAGAATTTAGTTCAATAGTTTCAATGATTATTTCTAAAGTTCTTATTCCACTTGTTCCACTTTACATTGCAGCAATATTTTCTAAATTAAGCTTAAGTGGTGAAATATTTACTACTATAAAATCTTTTGCCACTATTTATCTAATATTGTTTATATTGCAATTTGCTTATTTATTATGCCAATATTCTATAGCTGGTGGACTTAAGAAGGAAAATCCATTTAAGTTGTTAAAAAATATGATTCCTGCGTATCTTACTGCTGTAGGAACTCAATCATCTGCTGCTACTATTCCAGTTACATTAAGTTGTACTAAAGAAAATAATGTATCTGAAGAAGTTGCTGATTTAGTTGTTCCTCTATGTGCTACAATACACTTAGCTGGAGATACTATAACTTTAGTATTAACTTCAATAGGTGTGATGTTGATGAGAGGAGAAACTCCTACTTTAATTACTATGATGCCATTCATATTAATGCTTGGAGTAACAATGGTAGCTGCACCTGGAGTTCCTGGTGGTGGAGTTATGGCAGCCCTTGGATTATTAGAATCTATGCTTGGATTTGGAAACATAGAGAAGCCTATAATGATTGCATTACATGCAGCTCAAGATAGTTTTGGTACTGCAACTAACATTACTGGTGATGGTGCCTTATCTTTAATAATAGATTACTTTGTAAACAAGAATAAATCAAAATAA
- a CDS encoding DUF1189 domain-containing protein yields MNKTDNFFKKFINCIYNLKALITYPKYGIWKAILYVLLMSIILGGIRGITIGYKIDRELSNLSTMLQEDKYKFNIVDGVLHTENSPLKIEETSSLIYIDENKSLNEIDDLRDITVHNDNNILFLKDGVSLEAGMYKQQAHYKELIGDSKLDNGILFGELSYVLKIIVAIVILYTILFTFINTLINCLFVTAFASFSLIIMKVFMKYSILYSLSLYACTLPFIFQIILQSIFPNINLDTMFIVGTLVYVIFILKYIKDGMTKTKLNKDGM; encoded by the coding sequence ATGAATAAAACAGATAATTTTTTTAAGAAATTTATTAATTGTATTTATAATTTAAAAGCATTAATAACATATCCTAAATACGGAATATGGAAGGCTATATTATATGTATTATTAATGAGCATTATTCTGGGAGGAATAAGGGGAATAACTATTGGATATAAGATAGATAGAGAATTAAGTAATTTAAGTACAATGTTGCAAGAAGATAAATATAAATTTAATATAGTAGATGGAGTATTACATACGGAAAATTCACCACTAAAGATAGAGGAAACATCTAGTCTAATATATATTGATGAAAATAAAAGCTTGAATGAAATAGATGATTTAAGAGATATAACAGTTCATAATGATAACAATATATTGTTTTTAAAAGATGGAGTATCATTAGAAGCAGGAATGTATAAACAACAAGCACATTATAAAGAATTAATTGGAGATTCTAAATTAGATAATGGTATTTTATTTGGAGAATTATCATATGTATTAAAAATTATTGTAGCTATAGTAATTTTGTATACGATATTATTTACATTTATTAATACATTAATAAATTGTTTATTTGTAACTGCATTTGCATCATTTTCATTAATAATTATGAAAGTATTTATGAAATATAGCATACTATATTCATTAAGTTTATATGCATGCACATTGCCATTTATATTTCAAATTATTTTACAGAGCATTTTTCCAAATATAAATTTAGATACTATGTTTATAGTGGGAACATTAGTATATGTAATATTTATACTTAAGTATATAAAAGATGGAATGACAAAAACCAAATTAAATAAAGACGGAATGTAA
- a CDS encoding L,D-transpeptidase, whose translation MKINKNIHINKFTVYILLFTLITLTTLFNGYQYKKLVNNFKIDFDSNKFSQANNILLTQENFNPFKNLMLKRDLKKYFSNNITTLKQDLETSKLNEEEILIKANEINRYGFNSNEVIELVNSVSSLQDSINNYSNGIEHFNNNEYYEAITNFSNLSPLDLNYNESLIYLRESKSKIKDELFSKCDELCSNDYYSQALNQISNVPSVLNDDEDIKTKIAEIKSSKQQYLDKTAESKTVSDYYINNISSQNINTLNLVSNTPYLIFIDINSQKTYIYKGKSNKWDLDKTFSCSTGIDSEPTPCGAFSIKEKGEWFFSEKFKQGGKYWTQIDGDILFHSVPYAQDKTTVVDTTLNKKSSHGCIRLALSDAKWIYDNIPRDTKIIIK comes from the coding sequence TTGAAAATAAATAAAAATATTCATATAAATAAATTTACAGTATATATCTTATTATTTACACTAATTACATTAACTACACTATTTAATGGTTATCAATATAAAAAATTAGTTAATAATTTTAAGATAGACTTTGATAGTAACAAATTCTCTCAAGCTAATAACATTTTATTAACACAAGAAAATTTTAATCCTTTTAAGAACTTAATGTTAAAAAGAGATTTAAAAAAATATTTTTCAAATAATATAACAACATTAAAACAAGATTTAGAGACTTCTAAGTTAAATGAAGAAGAAATTTTAATAAAAGCTAATGAAATAAACAGATATGGTTTTAATTCAAATGAAGTAATAGAATTAGTTAATTCTGTATCTAGTCTTCAAGACTCAATAAATAATTATTCTAATGGAATAGAACATTTTAATAACAATGAATATTACGAAGCTATAACTAACTTTTCCAACCTCTCTCCATTAGATTTAAATTATAATGAATCATTAATTTACTTAAGGGAATCTAAATCTAAGATTAAAGATGAATTATTTTCTAAATGTGATGAACTATGTTCTAATGATTATTATAGTCAGGCATTAAATCAAATATCTAATGTTCCTTCTGTTTTAAATGATGATGAAGATATAAAAACAAAAATTGCTGAAATTAAATCTAGTAAACAACAGTATTTAGACAAAACAGCTGAATCAAAAACAGTGTCAGATTATTATATAAATAATATTTCTTCACAAAATATAAATACATTAAACTTAGTTAGTAATACTCCTTATTTAATTTTTATAGATATAAATAGTCAAAAAACTTATATTTATAAAGGTAAATCAAATAAGTGGGATTTAGATAAAACATTTTCTTGTTCTACTGGAATAGATTCTGAACCAACTCCTTGTGGAGCCTTTTCTATTAAAGAAAAAGGTGAATGGTTCTTCTCAGAAAAATTTAAACAAGGTGGGAAGTATTGGACTCAAATCGATGGTGATATATTATTTCACTCCGTTCCATATGCTCAAGATAAAACTACAGTAGTAGATACTACTTTAAACAAAAAATCCTCACATGGATGTATAAGATTAGCATTGAGCGATGCTAAATGGATATATGATAATATCCCAAGAGATACTAAAATTATAATTAAATAG